The Daucus carota subsp. sativus chromosome 9, DH1 v3.0, whole genome shotgun sequence genome window below encodes:
- the LOC108204180 gene encoding uncharacterized protein LOC108204180, translating to MTFWGCLDDLVWSITLDQFLFVGGDFNGHIGARADGYQGVHGGFGYGVRNDNGSTLLEFVTAHDLVIVNSCFRKRDDNLITFRSGGHATQIDYLLIRSRDFRFVHIVRFFQWKLVLHSTVF from the coding sequence ATGACTTTTTGGGGTTGTTTGGATGATTTGGTTTGGAGTATTACTCTAgatcaatttttatttgttgGTGGTGATTTTAATGGTCATATTGGTGCGAGAGCAGATGGGTATCAAGGTGTTCATGGTGGGTTTGGCTATGGTGTTAGAAATGACAACGGTTCGACGCTTTTGGAATTTGTAACAGCACATGATTTAGTGATTGTTAACTCTTGTTTCCGCAAGCGTGATGACAATCTAATTACTTTTAGGAGTGGGGGACATGCCACTCAAATTGATTATCTTCTTATTCGCAGTAGAGATTTCAGATTTGTTCATATTGTAAGGTTTTTCCAGTGGAAGCTTGTGCTTCACAGCACCGTCTTTTAG